A genome region from Streptomyces sp. NBC_01296 includes the following:
- a CDS encoding NF041680 family putative transposase encodes MSLLQRVPRDAFAELSCFRREFYACLTQRADALFELSDALLCADGPVKTLVELSLAPEHQRGHGALYGGLNRGHLDLSRLRRALAGMPLPRTAEGRLVLAVDVSNWLRPDANTSPDRLFCHTYGRGRGSAQMIPGWPYSFVAALEPGRTSWTAMLDVVRLCPWDDTIAVTASQVREVFQRLYVAGQWRIGDPPVLVVVDAGYDVTRLAFLLADLPVELLGRMRSDRVLYFPPPPQPAGKRGRKPKRGAEFAFEIAATQPVPSITTVTDTTHYGKAVATAWDRLHPLLVRRSAWADHPEGELPVIEGTVIRLQVDHLRGDRSPRPIWLWWSSTAATAGDVDRLWQAFLRRFDLEHTFRMLKQTLGWTAPKLREPAAADRWTWLVLAAHAQLRLARPLAEDLRKPWERPARQGRLTPARVRRGFRRIHEKTPQPASAPKPTTAGPGRPTGTKNKQRAREHPVGKQAKPSIATAITSSTPA; translated from the coding sequence ATGAGTCTGCTGCAGCGGGTCCCGCGGGATGCATTTGCCGAATTGTCATGCTTCCGGAGGGAGTTCTATGCCTGCTTGACTCAGAGGGCCGATGCCTTGTTCGAGTTGAGTGACGCTCTGTTGTGTGCGGACGGCCCGGTGAAGACGTTGGTCGAGCTGTCCCTGGCGCCTGAGCATCAGCGTGGGCATGGTGCGTTGTACGGCGGGCTGAACCGCGGGCATCTGGATTTGTCCCGACTGCGCAGGGCGCTGGCAGGAATGCCCCTTCCACGGACGGCAGAGGGGCGGCTGGTCCTTGCTGTCGATGTCAGCAACTGGCTGCGGCCGGACGCGAATACCAGCCCGGACCGGCTGTTCTGTCACACGTATGGCCGGGGCAGGGGCTCGGCCCAGATGATCCCCGGGTGGCCCTACTCCTTCGTCGCCGCCCTGGAGCCGGGGCGGACGTCGTGGACTGCCATGCTGGACGTGGTCCGGCTGTGCCCGTGGGACGACACGATCGCCGTGACCGCATCCCAGGTCAGGGAAGTGTTCCAGCGACTGTATGTCGCGGGCCAGTGGCGGATCGGTGACCCGCCCGTCCTGGTCGTCGTCGATGCCGGATATGACGTGACCCGTTTGGCCTTCTTGCTTGCGGACCTGCCCGTTGAGCTGCTGGGCCGGATGCGTTCGGACCGCGTCCTGTACTTCCCGCCCCCGCCGCAGCCGGCGGGAAAGCGCGGGCGCAAGCCCAAGCGCGGGGCAGAGTTCGCGTTCGAGATTGCGGCCACTCAGCCGGTCCCGTCCATCACCACGGTGACCGACACCACGCACTACGGGAAGGCCGTCGCCACTGCCTGGGACCGCCTGCACCCGTTGCTGGTCCGACGCTCGGCCTGGGCCGACCACCCCGAAGGAGAGCTGCCGGTCATCGAAGGCACCGTCATCCGTCTACAGGTCGACCACCTTCGCGGAGACCGCAGCCCCAGGCCCATCTGGTTGTGGTGGTCGTCCACCGCCGCTACCGCCGGGGACGTGGACCGGCTCTGGCAGGCGTTCCTGCGCAGATTCGACCTCGAGCACACCTTCAGGATGCTCAAGCAGACGTTGGGGTGGACCGCTCCCAAACTCCGCGAGCCGGCCGCCGCTGACCGCTGGACCTGGCTCGTCCTCGCCGCACACGCCCAGCTCCGACTTGCCCGGCCCCTCGCAGAAGACCTCCGCAAACCCTGGGAACGGCCTGCACGCCAAGGGCGCCTGACACCCGCACGCGTCCGTCGAGGATTTCGCCGCATCCACGAGAAAACCCCTCAGCCGGCCAGTGCACCGAAACCCACCACCGCAGGCCCCGGCCGAC